The following proteins are co-located in the Trichocoleus sp. FACHB-46 genome:
- the accD gene encoding acetyl-CoA carboxylase, carboxyltransferase subunit beta yields the protein MSLFDWFANRRKAEPTSKERQEREIADGLWTKCESCGALTYTKDLRANQMVCLECNHHIRVFSDERVRQLIDANTWLPLDTAIRPIDPLKFRDRKGYGDRIREMQDKTGLPDGVQTGLGQLEGLPVALGVMDFRFMGGSMGSVVGEKFTRLIERATRERLPVMLVCASGGARMQEGMLSLMQMAKISGALERHREARLLYIPILTHPTTGGVTASFAMLGDIILAEPKATIGFAGRRVVEQTLREKLPENFQTAEYLLEHGFVDAIVPRTQLKKTLAQLIRLHQPVPAASHFVHLPETVSLSPANPL from the coding sequence ATGTCTCTATTTGATTGGTTTGCAAATCGACGAAAGGCAGAGCCGACCAGCAAGGAACGGCAAGAACGAGAAATTGCAGATGGTCTATGGACTAAGTGTGAGTCGTGCGGTGCCCTGACTTACACCAAAGACCTACGGGCAAATCAGATGGTTTGCTTAGAGTGCAATCACCATATTCGAGTCTTCAGTGACGAGCGCGTTCGCCAGCTCATTGATGCCAACACTTGGCTACCTTTAGACACGGCGATTCGTCCGATCGACCCACTGAAGTTTCGCGATCGCAAGGGCTACGGCGATCGCATCCGAGAAATGCAGGACAAAACAGGCTTGCCCGACGGTGTTCAAACGGGACTAGGCCAACTAGAAGGCTTGCCCGTCGCGCTGGGGGTCATGGACTTCCGCTTTATGGGTGGCAGCATGGGTTCAGTCGTGGGCGAGAAATTTACCCGCCTCATTGAACGGGCGACTCGTGAGCGGTTACCAGTAATGCTTGTGTGCGCCTCTGGCGGAGCCCGGATGCAAGAGGGCATGCTTAGCTTGATGCAGATGGCTAAGATCTCTGGAGCTTTAGAACGGCATCGAGAGGCGCGGCTCCTTTACATTCCCATCTTGACCCACCCGACCACAGGCGGTGTGACAGCTAGCTTTGCCATGCTCGGTGACATTATTCTGGCAGAGCCAAAAGCCACCATTGGTTTTGCGGGTAGACGGGTGGTTGAGCAAACGCTGCGAGAGAAACTACCTGAGAACTTCCAAACCGCTGAATATCTGCTGGAACATGGCTTTGTAGATGCGATCGTTCCTCGAACGCAACTGAAGAAGACCCTAGCGCAACTGATTCGCTTGCACCAGCCTGTCCCGGCGGCCTCGCACTTTGTACATTTGCCGGAAACTGTTTCTCTCAGTCCTGCAAACCCCTTGTAG
- the psbV gene encoding photosystem II cytochrome c-550, translated as MLKRYIWLAVATVFFAFQTFIGSANAVELDAATRTVPSSEGQNVVLSLKQVQEGKRLFNYACGQCHVGGGTKTDPNVGLEPEALALATPPRTNIEALVDYMHNPTTYDGAESIAELHPSTQSTDIFPKMRNLTEEDLVAIAGHILLQPKIVGQKWGGGKIYY; from the coding sequence ATGCTTAAAAGATACATCTGGCTTGCTGTGGCCACTGTATTTTTCGCCTTCCAAACCTTTATCGGCAGTGCTAATGCAGTTGAACTAGATGCAGCTACCCGCACTGTCCCAAGTAGCGAAGGTCAAAATGTTGTTTTGAGCTTAAAGCAAGTTCAAGAAGGCAAACGCTTATTTAACTACGCTTGTGGCCAATGTCACGTAGGCGGTGGCACCAAGACTGACCCTAACGTGGGTCTGGAGCCAGAAGCCCTGGCTTTAGCAACTCCACCTCGCACCAACATTGAAGCGCTGGTGGATTACATGCACAATCCCACCACCTACGATGGGGCTGAGTCTATTGCTGAGTTGCATCCCAGCACTCAAAGCACCGACATCTTCCCCAAGATGAGAAACCTAACCGAAGAGGATCTCGTGGCGATCGCAGGTCACATCCTCTTACAACCCAAGATCGTTGGTCAGAAGTGGGGCGGCGGCAAAATTTATTATTAA
- a CDS encoding Tab2/Atab2 family RNA-binding protein, translating to MLIWEADFYRRPLQDEQGHPLWELLLCDRTRTWEFSALCPQAEANATWVVSQLQAAAKTQQHFPERLQVFRPQALGLLELAGKELGITVEPTRRTFALKQLLREKAQQYSQASSYAQQPYSPLALDKPPPTPIAENLQGEQWRFAAIAAGQLVDAFQDRPIPILEMPEILLPLSLGLASDLPVPGVIIDAGRRSMKLAQWLQQVHPVALNYMAGSPDGLILEAGLAERWVMATFEDLEVQAAAQAYEQRKQVTQGLHFLLVQPDDSGMTYSGFWLLHPVD from the coding sequence ATGCTGATTTGGGAAGCTGATTTTTATCGTCGTCCCTTGCAGGATGAGCAGGGGCATCCCCTTTGGGAGTTGTTGCTTTGCGATCGCACCCGAACCTGGGAATTTAGTGCTCTGTGCCCCCAAGCAGAAGCCAATGCTACTTGGGTCGTGAGCCAGCTACAGGCAGCAGCAAAAACGCAACAGCACTTTCCAGAGCGCTTGCAGGTTTTTCGGCCTCAAGCCTTAGGTTTGCTTGAGTTGGCAGGGAAAGAGCTAGGAATAACGGTGGAACCGACTCGCCGGACCTTTGCTCTAAAGCAGCTACTACGCGAGAAAGCCCAGCAGTATTCTCAGGCCAGCAGCTACGCCCAGCAGCCTTATTCGCCCCTAGCTTTAGATAAGCCGCCACCGACCCCCATTGCCGAAAATCTTCAAGGGGAACAGTGGCGATTTGCCGCGATCGCCGCAGGTCAACTCGTCGATGCTTTTCAAGACCGCCCCATCCCGATTTTGGAGATGCCCGAAATTCTCTTACCTCTCAGTTTAGGATTGGCTTCTGATTTGCCTGTACCTGGTGTAATTATTGACGCGGGCCGCCGCTCTATGAAGTTAGCTCAGTGGTTGCAGCAAGTTCATCCTGTTGCCTTAAACTACATGGCTGGGAGTCCAGACGGCTTAATTTTGGAAGCTGGTTTAGCCGAGCGTTGGGTCATGGCCACCTTTGAAGATCTAGAAGTGCAAGCTGCGGCGCAAGCCTATGAACAACGAAAACAAGTCACTCAAGGCCTGCACTTCTTACTGGTGCAGCCCGATGACTCTGGGATGACCTATAGTGGTTTCTGGCTGTTGCATCCCGTGGATTAG
- the petJ gene encoding cytochrome c6 PetJ: MLRKLLSIVLVAIAMFAVGFGRPALAGDAANGAKVFSANCAACHMGGNNVIMANKTLKKDALAQFGMNSVEAITNQVKNGKNAMPAFGGRLSDQQIDDVATYVLEQSEKGW, encoded by the coding sequence GTGTTGAGAAAGCTATTGTCTATCGTCTTGGTGGCGATCGCCATGTTTGCTGTTGGTTTCGGTCGTCCTGCCCTCGCAGGTGATGCAGCGAATGGTGCCAAGGTGTTTAGTGCTAACTGTGCTGCCTGCCATATGGGCGGTAACAACGTCATTATGGCTAACAAGACCCTGAAGAAGGACGCTCTAGCCCAATTTGGCATGAACTCTGTGGAAGCCATTACCAACCAAGTAAAAAATGGTAAGAATGCCATGCCCGCTTTTGGTGGCCGCCTCAGCGATCAGCAAATTGACGATGTAGCAACCTACGTTTTAGAGCAATCTGAAAAAGGTTGGTAA
- a CDS encoding A24 family peptidase, protein MDTLFTVLTALIAFTLGASIGSFLNVVVYRLPAGLSVLWPPSRCPQCSHRLGKQDNVPVLGWLWLRGRCRYCKSPISIRYPLVEAATGALFVLVFLIFGFSVQTLGYWTFVSWLLALSLIDLDTMTLPEPLTRSGLLVGLGFQVAVGSVLSFSVTPVVNQLMVGVIGAVLGLWLLNLITLAGSIALGQEAMGAGDAKLAAMMGAWLGWKYLLLAGFVACGVGAFVGGGAIAFGWLGRRQQMPFGPFLALGAVIAALWGEAIISGYLQLFFPAL, encoded by the coding sequence ATGGACACCCTGTTTACCGTTCTCACCGCTCTGATTGCCTTTACCCTTGGTGCCTCTATCGGCAGTTTTCTGAATGTCGTGGTCTATCGCTTACCCGCAGGCTTATCCGTTCTTTGGCCACCTTCACGCTGCCCTCAATGTTCGCACCGCTTAGGTAAGCAAGACAATGTCCCAGTTTTAGGCTGGCTGTGGCTACGGGGACGTTGCCGTTATTGCAAAAGCCCTATCTCTATTCGGTACCCGTTGGTAGAAGCCGCAACGGGTGCTCTTTTTGTGCTGGTTTTTCTAATTTTTGGTTTTTCAGTTCAAACTTTAGGTTACTGGACCTTTGTTAGTTGGTTGCTAGCCTTATCCCTGATTGACTTGGATACCATGACCCTGCCAGAACCGCTGACTCGATCCGGTTTGTTGGTGGGCTTAGGTTTTCAAGTTGCCGTCGGTTCAGTGCTGAGTTTTAGTGTCACTCCAGTCGTCAACCAACTGATGGTGGGGGTGATTGGTGCCGTTTTGGGTCTGTGGTTACTCAACCTCATCACTCTGGCTGGTTCGATCGCCTTGGGACAAGAGGCAATGGGAGCAGGCGATGCCAAACTAGCTGCCATGATGGGCGCTTGGCTCGGTTGGAAATATCTGCTGCTAGCAGGATTTGTCGCCTGTGGAGTTGGTGCTTTCGTGGGAGGTGGGGCGATCGCTTTTGGCTGGCTGGGTCGGCGTCAACAAATGCCCTTTGGACCCTTCCTGGCGTTAGGAGCTGTAATTGCAGCGTTATGGGGCGAAGCCATTATCTCAGGCTACTTACAGCTATTTTTTCCGGCTCTATAA
- the psbV2 gene encoding photosystem II cytochrome PsbV2 — protein sequence MRRLRFSVPSLLATLVVWLGMLLFSSPAQAATEPYITQYLRVTEPVAVELDGQGQTRWFAPDDFVVGKHLFENNCKNCHLGGTTLPNPPVSLSLAALQGAVPHRDNINNLVDYLRQPMTYDGTEENYVCRQVPESWLPQAQAEKLAAFVLRAAQKAPGWGTSDF from the coding sequence ATGCGACGCCTACGCTTTTCAGTTCCCTCTTTACTCGCAACTTTGGTTGTTTGGCTAGGTATGCTGTTATTCAGTAGCCCCGCGCAAGCAGCCACTGAGCCTTATATCACTCAGTATTTGCGAGTAACTGAGCCTGTAGCCGTGGAGTTGGATGGGCAAGGTCAAACACGTTGGTTTGCACCAGACGACTTTGTAGTGGGCAAGCATTTATTTGAAAACAACTGTAAGAACTGTCATTTGGGCGGCACTACCTTGCCTAATCCTCCGGTGTCTTTATCACTAGCTGCTTTGCAGGGAGCAGTTCCCCATCGAGATAACATCAATAATTTGGTTGATTATTTGCGCCAACCAATGACCTATGATGGCACCGAGGAAAATTACGTCTGTCGCCAGGTACCCGAAAGCTGGTTACCTCAAGCACAGGCCGAAAAATTGGCTGCGTTTGTTCTCAGAGCGGCTCAAAAAGCGCCCGGTTGGGGTACTAGTGATTTTTGA
- a CDS encoding rhomboid family intramembrane serine protease, with product MAPGQLEKFFYTWAVVPRELTASFAGQAVSAGPTEWLTLFSSQFLHGGFLHIAGNMLFLWIFGNNVEDRLGHVKYLIFYLACGALAALTQWFFSPNSAIPSLGASGAIAGVMGAYILKYPKASVLTLLPLGFFITTVRIPAFFFLGWWFVQQAFYGAASLNAPTNIGMEGGGVAYWAHAGGFVFGAILGPLLGLFSSDSEASVL from the coding sequence TTGGCTCCCGGCCAATTGGAGAAGTTCTTTTACACTTGGGCCGTTGTTCCTAGAGAATTAACAGCTAGTTTTGCGGGGCAAGCCGTTAGTGCTGGACCCACCGAATGGCTCACTTTATTTAGTTCGCAGTTTCTGCATGGTGGCTTCTTACATATTGCAGGCAACATGCTGTTTCTCTGGATTTTTGGCAACAATGTAGAGGATCGCCTTGGTCATGTTAAATATTTAATTTTTTATCTAGCCTGTGGTGCTTTAGCAGCCCTGACTCAGTGGTTTTTCTCGCCTAATTCCGCTATTCCTTCCTTAGGAGCAAGTGGCGCGATCGCAGGGGTGATGGGAGCCTATATCTTGAAATATCCTAAAGCGTCTGTCTTAACCCTGTTACCTTTGGGCTTCTTTATCACTACCGTCCGCATTCCAGCGTTTTTCTTCTTGGGCTGGTGGTTTGTCCAACAAGCTTTCTATGGCGCGGCTAGCCTGAATGCCCCCACAAATATTGGTATGGAAGGCGGTGGTGTGGCTTACTGGGCTCACGCGGGTGGCTTTGTCTTTGGCGCCATCTTAGGACCCTTACTGGGTCTCTTTTCCTCCGACTCAGAAGCCAGCGTCCTTTAA